Part of the Leptolyngbya sp. CCY15150 genome, TCCTGATGAACCCTAGGCTTTATCTCGACTCTTGACGTACTCCAACTGTGCTGGCCGGACGGGCTCGCCGTTGCCGCGTTTGGATGGTTTTTAGCCATTGCTGTACCTGCGACACATTGGGATCCCGCCGACCGTAGCGCCATTGCACATAGGCATCGGAAATGGCTTGAATGGCCGTGGCTCGGGGCTCGGGGTGATGGGCTTGGGCCAGCCGAGCATATTCCAGCGGCGTTTGGGCGGGTGGTTTGGGAAAGCCTTGCTCTGCCAAGACTCGCAACATCTGTTGGTACATAGCTTCCATGGGCGGCAGTCCGCGCACCCATTGCTGATAGCGCCAGGAGCGTAGCCCCGACCAACCTAGCCAGCCCAAAAATCCGAGACCGGTGAGGATCACCAGAGCCAGCAGTGTTCCTGCCCAGCCTCGGCTAAAGAGGCCGGCGAAGAAGCCGATGATGCGGTTAAAAAAGTTGGCGATCGCATCCATCGCGGTATTGATGAAGCCGGTCACCGGCGACGGCAGCCAGCCGGCCACCCATTGCCAAAGCTGCTGCAAGACGCTGAAGGTTTCCGTTTGCTCCACTGAGGGAGGGATGAGCTCATAGCCAGGAATGGGGTTGAAGCCAAACCAGCCATATTCGGTGTAGATTTCGGTGATCGCATGGGCATCGGTGTTGCGCACCACATAAAAGCCGGTGAAGGGATTAAATTCACCCGGATTGAACCCCACTGTGAGCCGAGCCGGTATGTCAATCGACCGCAGCATCAGGGTCAAGACCGTGGAAAAGTGATCGGGATAGCCGCCGCTGTGGTCAAACAAGAAAGCTTCGGCTAGATCTTCGCCCTCTTCTAAAAAGGGTACATCTGGCTGGATCGTATAGTTTTGCTTGAGGTATTGGGATAGATAGAGCGCCTGCTCATAGGGCGAGGTGATCGGCGAGGGGGCGCTGTCTAAAATGTCCTGGGTCAACGTGCGCAGCTCGGGGGCGATCGCTTCCGGTACTTCAAGATAGTGATTGCGAATGCGGTTGGGATAGTCGGTGGAGGCTTGCTGTAGACGGGTGCGATCGCGATAGGGTACGTCTGACACCACCGTATAGGTCAACCCTTCACTCAAGCCCACCGGCGATCGCAAGCTGTTCTCCGCATCCACCGCAATTTCCCGCGTGGGAAAATAAACATGGCGAGCGGAATACATCGTGGGAATTAAGTTCGGCAACTCACTCACCACCGTGTAGGACTGCACCACCTCTCGGCTGGTGGCAGAGGTTAGGGCTCTGAAGGTCGGCGGCATGATAAACCGATAGCTCCAGGACGGTCGCCGCAGAATTTGGATATCTTCTTCGTCATTACGAGACACCTCCCAGCCCTGACCGGTGTAGTGGTCAAAGGACAGCACTCGCCAAAAACCCGGCGCTTGCGATCGCACCCGCATCACCACTTGGCTCTCTAAGCTACCCCGCAGATTTTGGTTCATGCGGGTATTGAACCCGTAGTAAAAATCGCTATCCAGTTCACCAGGGCCATCCAAATTGTCGCCGCTACCGGCTCCCGTGCCATCACCATCAACCCCCTCGCGCACGTAGCCAGGATTGGTAATCGTCTGACCGTCAAACTGTCCTTCAAACTGAATGGGAGAACTGACCGGAAAGGTGCGCAGTTGGTATCCCGGAAAGCGCGGTAATGCGGCAAAAATCGCCAGACCCAGCCCAACCACGACCAATACTAAGGTGCTCCAGCGGCGCAGGGAAAAGTTCAGGGTCAGGGTTTTCAGGCGGCGGCTGGTGAGCCCCAACTGGGAACGATAGTCCAACACCATCACCGGCAGAGCGATCGCTACAAAAATCAGCAGCAGCGGCGCAAAGGCTAGGGTTT contains:
- a CDS encoding DUF3488 and DUF4129 domain-containing transglutaminase family protein, translated to MTRPIATAPANAPAQDASRLEQWIRRSPFGALWERLAALPRPRPEESIPLRVLVQAMVTVGILATDVAAADVANPLWISAWAIPASIVGAWWSWRQRHKRNTSTQFSIAIAMLLALAIFLFNIARGQVDTRLALAELLIHLQVLHSFDQPRRKDLGYSMIIGLILIGVAGTISQTLAFAPLLLIFVAIALPVMVLDYRSQLGLTSRRLKTLTLNFSLRRWSTLVLVVVGLGLAIFAALPRFPGYQLRTFPVSSPIQFEGQFDGQTITNPGYVREGVDGDGTGAGSGDNLDGPGELDSDFYYGFNTRMNQNLRGSLESQVVMRVRSQAPGFWRVLSFDHYTGQGWEVSRNDEEDIQILRRPSWSYRFIMPPTFRALTSATSREVVQSYTVVSELPNLIPTMYSARHVYFPTREIAVDAENSLRSPVGLSEGLTYTVVSDVPYRDRTRLQQASTDYPNRIRNHYLEVPEAIAPELRTLTQDILDSAPSPITSPYEQALYLSQYLKQNYTIQPDVPFLEEGEDLAEAFLFDHSGGYPDHFSTVLTLMLRSIDIPARLTVGFNPGEFNPFTGFYVVRNTDAHAITEIYTEYGWFGFNPIPGYELIPPSVEQTETFSVLQQLWQWVAGWLPSPVTGFINTAMDAIANFFNRIIGFFAGLFSRGWAGTLLALVILTGLGFLGWLGWSGLRSWRYQQWVRGLPPMEAMYQQMLRVLAEQGFPKPPAQTPLEYARLAQAHHPEPRATAIQAISDAYVQWRYGRRDPNVSQVQQWLKTIQTRQRRARPASTVGVRQESR